A window of the Barnesiella propionica genome harbors these coding sequences:
- a CDS encoding ComEC/Rec2 family competence protein, with protein MQDIPLVSRTPFLRLLIPLITGICIQEFFPEVQTYLFTGMAGIILWAFSIKHASAISQYRQKSLFGIASFLLIATIGILITLANTPQKKVWNTALYPTAIARLDTPVKVSGKSLKVNATVTALCDSNGKMVPQNEKISLIFRNDIESESLIEGNIIIFRQQLSIIRNNSNQYSFDYARYMKRNGILYSQYLKTGDWKRMGYVTPSSLTYSSQIMRDRAIEALRKSGLSKPVLSLLEALILGYTGSLQASTRADFSAAGLSHVLAVSGLHTGIIAYLIYLLLWPLSFFGMRRIQTIATIIILWFYAFFTGLSPSVIRACIMTTFVLTAPVLGRRNCSINALLASAFFMLLYRPSWLFNISFQLSFSAVLSILLLYPYLTRWCENTNGIIRYTGKMVAVSSAAQVGTLPISVFYFHQIPLLFLFTNLLILPVLPVIIGAGILVLLSVISGFHASWLVHILNISVEFILNFIHYIGQIPYGNIQGVWLEERYLFLYFIFFLFIWLALRTRQIRYLITVMLFAVFFFIWDAHEAYKKQEYPDIAIYDTREATYIRLSSPAKCYILSTDSIINPEKNYELCKEYLMRHRLESCHSINSPMSDANIYYHPPFIGYYGKRIVIADNSQRSYATTNKIPVDYVVINKNFKGKLPDILRLYTPGIIILSPDIYPSQAYRWGELCKKAGIPYYDIRLQGMWIEKIKEK; from the coding sequence ATGCAGGACATACCTTTGGTATCTCGTACTCCGTTCCTGCGGCTACTGATACCTTTGATAACCGGAATATGTATTCAGGAATTCTTTCCTGAGGTACAGACATATCTTTTTACAGGTATGGCGGGGATTATATTATGGGCATTCAGCATAAAACATGCATCGGCAATTTCACAATACCGGCAAAAATCCTTATTCGGAATAGCTTCTTTCTTACTCATCGCTACGATAGGCATATTAATTACTCTTGCAAATACTCCTCAAAAGAAAGTTTGGAATACAGCTTTATATCCAACTGCCATTGCCCGTCTGGATACACCTGTCAAAGTATCCGGAAAATCATTAAAAGTAAATGCAACTGTCACGGCACTTTGCGACAGTAACGGAAAAATGGTTCCGCAAAATGAAAAAATATCATTGATATTCCGGAACGATATTGAATCCGAGTCATTGATCGAAGGTAATATAATTATATTCAGACAACAGCTTTCTATCATCCGGAACAACAGCAACCAATACAGTTTCGATTATGCACGTTATATGAAAAGAAACGGCATCTTATATTCGCAGTACCTAAAAACCGGAGATTGGAAACGTATGGGATATGTTACTCCGTCTTCTCTTACATATTCGTCTCAAATAATGAGAGACAGGGCTATAGAAGCTCTCCGGAAAAGCGGATTGTCAAAACCTGTACTCTCTTTACTGGAAGCTCTTATTCTGGGATATACAGGTAGCCTGCAAGCATCTACCCGAGCGGATTTCTCCGCCGCCGGGTTGTCACATGTTTTAGCGGTCAGCGGACTTCACACAGGCATCATCGCCTATCTTATTTATTTACTTTTATGGCCCTTGAGTTTCTTTGGTATGCGCAGAATACAAACTATCGCTACCATCATCATACTTTGGTTTTATGCTTTTTTTACCGGCTTATCACCGTCGGTAATACGAGCTTGTATTATGACCACCTTTGTACTCACAGCCCCTGTCCTGGGACGACGGAACTGTAGTATTAACGCACTTCTGGCTTCTGCATTCTTCATGCTTCTCTACCGCCCCTCATGGTTATTCAACATCAGTTTTCAATTAAGTTTTAGTGCCGTACTTTCTATTTTATTATTATACCCTTATCTTACCCGCTGGTGTGAAAATACTAACGGAATTATACGATACACAGGGAAAATGGTTGCTGTCTCTTCCGCAGCACAAGTAGGAACACTGCCCATATCTGTATTTTATTTTCATCAAATACCATTATTATTCCTATTCACCAATTTGCTGATATTACCTGTTCTTCCCGTAATAATAGGAGCCGGAATACTTGTTCTTTTATCTGTAATTTCGGGATTCCATGCAAGCTGGTTGGTGCATATTTTAAATATATCCGTAGAGTTCATATTGAACTTTATTCATTACATAGGACAAATACCCTATGGTAATATACAGGGGGTATGGCTCGAAGAGCGTTATCTTTTTCTCTATTTTATTTTTTTCCTTTTTATATGGCTGGCATTAAGAACACGACAGATACGTTACCTGATCACAGTCATGCTCTTTGCTGTTTTTTTCTTTATATGGGATGCTCACGAGGCTTACAAAAAACAAGAATATCCCGATATAGCTATATATGATACCCGGGAAGCTACTTACATCCGCCTGTCCAGCCCTGCAAAATGCTATATCTTATCAACCGACAGTATTATAAATCCGGAAAAAAATTACGAGTTATGTAAAGAATATCTCATGAGACATAGACTGGAAAGCTGCCATTCCATAAACAGCCCGATGTCGGACGCAAACATTTATTATCATCCGCCTTTCATCGGATACTATGGAAAACGAATAGTAATTGCAGATAATTCCCAAAGATCCTACGCCACGACAAATAAAATACCGGTCGATTATGTAGTCATAAATAAAAATTTTAAAGGGAAGCTGCCGGATATT